A genomic window from Triticum urartu cultivar G1812 chromosome 7, Tu2.1, whole genome shotgun sequence includes:
- the LOC125518299 gene encoding wall-associated receptor kinase 3-like: MDLLHMAHHQPVRRLRVLVPLCPFPTAGGLVPPVAAVAATWGPSQKLLLLVAVTLILQHSTTVYGSGSSESINTARPGCPDKCGNVSIPYPFGTGKGCFQEPFNVTCHENRAYLASTGVRVLDINLNFGEVRVQNPKIASQCNYTNGTNSTSFVGLSLDPFHKVSNTKNQLISIGCSMLGMILGVTKGKNQLELPIVNSCFSFCTDASNVDDSTECAGMGCCQTPFPGNISSFNTSCTPIPPIYNASIQSFSPCSYSFIAEVNSFKFDRSYVSSTNFRSKYTEGFPLVLDWVVGNGSCSEATKIGSQYACQAMNSQCINVSNGPGYRCNCSQGYVGSPYLQGGCRDINECEPPNQSLYPCKGNCRNTDGSYTCSCPSGFRSDDPQSIPCVRADPNKALKVALGTSAGVVFLMVCMFALRAEYQKRKLAKEKERFFDQNGGQILYHQIMSKQVDTLKIFTQDDLKKATNDFDKSREVGKGGHGTVYKGILKDNKEVAVKRSKIMNVAETDEFVQEIIILSQTNHRNVVRLLGCCLEVEVPMLVYEFIRNGTLFHFIHRNYGSRPPSLDTRLRVAQESAEALAYLHLSTNRPIVHGDVKSMNILLDENYMAKVTDFGASRMLPKDEVQFMTLVQGTMGYLDPEYLQERKLTEKSDVYSFGVVLLELITGKTAIYHDGSMEAKNLASSFLLAMKDGSLDGILDASIVSTGMEMLLVEVAEMASMCLSTRGKERPSMTQVADKLKALRSTWREKLVLEHGKSECLIIGSSPTPLMLRVPPQSSMFSTGAQISEVGIETPR; encoded by the exons ATGGACCTCCTCCACATGGCGCACCACCAGCCAGTGCGGCGCCTCCGGGTGCTCGTCCCCCTCTGCCCGTTCCCCACGGCCGGCGGTCTGGTTCCTCCGGttgccgccgtcgccgccacgtGGGGTCCGA GTCAGAAGCTCTTACTACTTGTTGCTGTCACGCTAATCCTGCAGCATAGTACCACCGTTTATGGGTCTGGGTCTTCTGAGAGCATCAACACGGCACGGCCTGGCTGCCCAGACAAGTGTGGTAACGTCAGCATCCCGTACCCGTTCGGCACTGGAAAGGGCTGCTTCCAAGAACCCTTTAATGTTACATGCCATGAGAACAGGGCATATCTGGCCTCAACCGGAGTTAGGGTACTAGACATCAATCTTAACTTTGGTGAGGTTCGTGTTCAGAACCCAAAGATAGCATCACAATGCAATTACACCAACGGCACTAATAGCACCAGTTTTGTTGGCTTAAGTCTTGATCCTTTTCATAAGGTTTCCAACACCAAGAACCAGTTGATATCGATCGGGTGTAGTATGCTTGGAATGATCCTAGGAGTGACCAAGGGCAAGAACCAGCTTGAGTTGCCCATTGTCAACTCATGCTTTTCATTCTGCACTGACGCAAGTAACGTCGATGATAGCACAGAGTGCGCTGGCATGGGTTGCTGCCAGACCCCCTTTCCAGGAAACATCAGCTCCTTCAACACCTCATGTACACCAATACCACCTATATACAATGCTAGCATCCAGTCTTTTAGCCCATGCAGCTACTCATTCATCGCTGAGGTGAACTCGTTCAAGTTTGATCGTTCATATGTCAGCTCTACAAATTTCAGAAGTAAATATACTGAGGGGTTTCCTTTGGTACTTGATTGGGTTGTTGGCAATGGAAGTTGTTCGGAAGCCACCAAGATCGGGTCACAGTATGCCTGTCAAGCCATGAACAGCCAATGCATTAATGTGTCCAATGGCCCTGGTTACCGCTGCAACTGCTCTCAAGGTTATGTGGGCAGTCCTTACCTACAAGGAGGGTGCCGAG ACATCAATGAGTGTGAACCTCCAAACCAGTCTTTGTATCCTTGCAAAGGTAATTGTAGAAACACCGATGGGAGCTACACCTGTTCATGCCCATCAGGATTCAGGAGTGATGATCCACAGAGCATACCCTGCGTAAGAGCTGACCCAAATAAAGCTCTGAAGGTGGCCTTAG GCACATCCGCTGGTGTCGTCTTCCTCATGGTTTGCATGTTTGCTCTACGGGCAGAATATCAGAAAAGGAAGCTGGCAAAAGAGAAGGAAAGATTCTTCGATCAGAATGGTGGTCAGATACTGTACCATCAAATTATGTCAAAACAAGTCGATACATTGAAGATATTCACGCAGGATGATCtgaagaaggctacaaacgattTTGACAAGAGCAGAGAAGTGGGCAAGGGGGGTCACGGCACTGTCTACAAGGGCATTCTTAAGGATAACAAGGAAGTAGCCGTGAAACGCTCAAAGATCATGAACGTGGCCGAAACTGACGAGTTTGTGCAGGAGATTATTATACTTTCACAAACCAACCACCGAAATGTGGTCAGGCTTTTAGGGTGCTGCTTAGAGGTGGAAGTTCCGATGCTGGTCTATGAATTCATCCGGAATGGCACTCTCTTTCATTTTATCCATCGTAACTACGGAAGTCGACCTCCCTCACTGGACACCCGTCTTAGGGTCGCTCAAGAATCTGCTGAAGCACTGGCGTATCTGCATCTGTCCACGAACCGCCCTATAGTACACGGAGATGTTAAGTCTATGAACATTCTCTTGGACGAGAACTACATGGCGAAAGTGACCGACTTTGGGGCGTCAAGGATGCTCCCCAAGGATGAGGTTCAGTTCATGACATTGGTGCAGGGCACCATGGGTTACCTGGACCCTGAGTACCTGCAGGAGCGGAAGCTAACAGAGAAGAGCGACGTTTACAGCTTTGGCGTTGTGCTGCTGGAACTGATCACGGGGAAAACAGCCATCTACCACGACGGCTCCATGGAAGCCAAGAACCTCGCGTCGTCCTTCCTGCTCGCAATGAAGGATGGGAGCCTTGATGGCATCCTGGATGCGAGCATAGTAAGCACAGGGATGGAGATGCTGCTGGTAGAAGTTGCCGAGATGGCAAGTATGTGCTTGAGCACCAGGGGGAAAGAGAGACCTTCCATGACCCAGGTGGCTGACAAGCTAAAGGCTCTGCGAAGCACCTGGAGGGAGAAGCTGGTGCTCGAGCATGGCAAATCAGAGTGTCTGATCATTGGCTCCTCGCCCACACCTTTAATGCTTCGTGTTCCTCCGCAGTCGAGCATGTTCTCGACTGGGGCCCAGATATCTGAAGTAGGTATAGAGACACCTAGATGA
- the LOC125520412 gene encoding receptor-like protein EIX2 translates to MLAADFLLITDYTKARASDCYTSSEYQNWLSKTKIMATFTAPVSSMDAAAALCLVLILSTTTTSLVYAQETNNGGCITDERDALLSFRAGIRSDPQNLFSSWNGQDCCRWSGVRCSNRTGHVVKLDVRNDLFFDDIYRNWYSENSHGMRGNISSSLVALHHLEYLDLSGNYLGGVDVPIPRFLGSLQSLRYLNLSCMDFHGKVPPQLGNLSRLLYLDLNNNWNLNSYGMMLHIEDISWLLRLSLLRFLDMTSVNLSAIGNWVQVVNMLYNLRVLRLRRCGLVFPQTPMVRSNLTSLKMLDLSDTGFHTINPTYWFWDVGTIRHLDLTNNEIAEAFPDAMGNMTSLEVLRLGGNHLTSIKPEVLGNLCNLRVLTLWSNLINQDISQFLEGLPHCAWSKMELLDMSCTNVTGEIPRWINQWTDLSTLQLSSNRLEGSVPSEIGMLVNLKLLYLDGNYFNGSISEEHLDSLVNLEELDLSYNSLHLKISSNWIPPFKLRRAYFPRCKMGPHFPLWLKGQKGVVYLDISDAGIVDNLPDWFWSVVSNVQYLNISFNQISGRLPRTLEFMSSAVIVDMNSNNLTGILPLLPRQLAELDISRNSLSGPLPRNFGAPFVEELLLSENSINGTIPTYICQLQSLLVLDLAKNLLAGHLPVCSEETKELNRSIRALVLYENNLSGEFPSFLESCSKLVLLDLAHNNFAGELPTWLANKLPDLSYLRLRQNKFSGSIPGQLTQLEHLQYVDLADNRISGSIPHALVNLKAMIQEDQTLWNPLVWSYERPANPDTNDSPKYDDSLAVVMKGQDLDYTSNIVYIVGLDLSCNSLVGEIPDELTSLVRMNNLNISHNQLSGRIPEKIGSLQSLESLDLSFNELSGDIPSGLSDITMLSKLNLSYNNLSGRIPSGNQLQSLIDPALSYIGNNHLCGPPLSRNCWEPDVTRGDIEEHQDEAKYFYLGLAAGFIFGLWLVFIIFLFCSCGGFAICGAMPLRWTRLPEGLTLQQ, encoded by the exons ATG CTTGCGGCCGATTTTCTTCTGATAACAGACTATACCAAGGCCAGAGCTTCAGATTGCTATACGTCCTCAGAGTACCAAAATTGGCTTAGTAAAACAAAAATAATGGCGACTTTCACAGCTCCGGTATCCTCCATGGATGCAGCTGCAGCCCTTTGCCTTGTGCTTATTCTATCCACCACGACTACCTCTCTTGTCTATGCACAAGAAACCAACAACGGTGGGTGCATCACAGATGAGAGGGATGCACTGCTGTCTTTCAGAGCTGGCATCAGAAGCGATCCACAGAACCTATTTTCCTCTTGGAATGGCCAAGATTGCTGCCGGTGGAGTGGTGTCAGGTGCAGCAACAGGACAGGCCATGTCGTCAAGCTTGACGTCCGCAACGATCTCTTCTTTGACGATATCTATCGTAACTGGTACAGTGAAAATTCTCATGGGATGCGTGGGAACATAAGTTCTTCCTTAGTTGCTTTGCATCATTTGGAGTATCTAGACCTGAGTGGAAACTATCTCGGTGGAGTGGATGTGCCCATACCCAGATTCTTGGGCTCCCTCCAAAGCTTGAGATATCTCAACCTCTCCTGCATGGATTTTCATGGTAAAGTGCCTCCTCAACTTGGTAACTTGTCCAGATTGctatatcttgacctcaacaacAACTGGAATCTTAATTCTTATGGCATGATGTTGCACATCGAGGATATCTCATGGTTGTTGCGTCTCTCTTTGCTAAGGTTTCTCGACATGACCAGTGTGAATCTTAGTGCCATTGGCAATTGGGTTCAAGTGGTTAACATGCTATATAATCTAAGAGTCCTTCGGCTCCGTCGTTGTGGACTTGTTTTTCCACAGACACCTATGGTGCGTTCTAACCTCACATCACTTAAGATGCTTGATCTAAGTGATACTGGGTTTCACACCATCAATCCAACCTACTGGTTCTGGGATGTTGGCACCATCAGGCATCTTGACCTTACAAATAATGAAATTGCTGAAGCATTTCCAGATGCGATGGGAAATATGACTTCGCTTGAGGTACTTCGTCTTGGAGGCAATCATCTCACCAGTATAAAGCCCGAAGTACTGGGAAACCTGTGCAATTTGAGAGTGCTAACACTGTGGTCAAATCTGATCAATCAAGACATTTCACAATTTTTGGAGGGGTTGCCTCACTGTGCATGGAGTAAGATGGAGTTGTTAGATATGTCTTGCACGAATGTCACCGGGGAAATTCCAAGGTGGATAAATCAGTGGACTGATTTGAGCACTCTTCAACTCTCCTCCAATAGGCTTGAAGGATCAGTACCTTCAGAAATTGGCATGCTCGTCAATCTCAAACTTTTGTATCTAGACGGCAACTATTTCAACGGTTCTATATCAGAGGAACATCTTGACTCTTTAGTGAATTTGGAGGAATTGGACTTGTCTTACAACTCCCTACACCTGAAGATCAGCTCAAATTGGATTCCCCCTTTTAAATTGCGCCGGGCATATTTCCCACGCTGCAAAATGGGACCTCATTTTCCTCTGTGGCTAAAAGGGCAGAAGGGTGTTGTTTATCTTGACATTTCAGATGCAGGCATAGTTGATAACCTTCCGGATTGGTTTTGGAGTGTGGTTTCAAATGTTCAATATTTGAACATCTCTTTTAACCAAATCAGTGGCAGGTTGCCAAGGACTCTTGAGTTTATGTCTTCAGCAGTGATAGTTGATATGAACTCCAACAACCTCACTGGTATTCTACCACTGTTGCCAAGGCAATTGGCAGAATTGGACATTTCCAGAAACTCTTTATCAGGGCCACTGCCACGAAACTTTGGAGCTCCGTTTGTTGAAGAGTTGTTGCTTTCTGAGAACAGTATCAATGGCACGATTCCAACATATATTTGTCAGCTGCAGTCATTATTGGTACTGGATTTAGCAAAGAACCTCCTAGCAGGACACCTCCCTGTCTGTTCAGAAGAAACAAAAGAACTGAATAGATCCATTAGAGCTCTAGTCCTGTATGAAAACAACTTGTCTGGTGAATTTCCTTCATTTTTGGAGAGCTGTTCAAAGTTGGTTCTTCTTGATCTTGCGCACAACAACTTTGCCGGAGAGTTGCCGACATGGTTAGCAAATAAATTGCCAGATTTGTCCTACCTCCGGTTGCGGCAGAATAAATTCTCTGGCTCTATTCCAGGTCAGCTCACACAGCTTGAACACCTACAGTATGTGGACCTTGCAGATAACCGAATATCAGGATCCATACCTCATGCGTTGGTCAACTTAAAAGCAATGATACAGGAGGACCAAACACTTTGGAACCCCTTAGTGTGGAGTTATGAAAGGCCAGCAAACCCTGACACGAATGATTCACCAAAATATGATGACAGCTTAGCAGTGGTAATGAAAGGCCAAGACCTTGATTACACCAGCAACATCGTTTATATAGTTGGCCTGGACTTGTCCTGCAACAGTTTGGTCGGGGAGATTCCAGATGAATTGACTTCCCTGGTTAGAATGAATAACCTGAACATCTCCCATAATCAGTTGTCCGGCAGGATCCCAGAGAAGATAGGTTCGCTCCAGTCATTGGAATCTCTTGACCTGTCATTCAATGAACTATCTGGCGACATCCCTTCCGGTCTCTCGGACATCACGATGTTAAGCAAGTTGAACCTGTCATATAATAACCTTTCAGGAAGAATACCCTCGGGGAATCAGCTGCAGTCACTCATCGACCCAGCATTGTCGTATATCGGCAACAACCATCTCTGTGGACCTCCTCTTTCCAGGAACTGCTGGGAGCCTGATGTAACTAGAGGTGATATTGAGGAGCATCAAGACGAGGCGAAGTATTTCTATCTTGGGCTGGCTGCAGGATTTATCTTTGGTCTCTGGCTGGTGTTCATTATCTTCTTATTTTGTTCATGTGGTGGGTTTGCAATATGCGGAGCCATGCCATTGCGCTGGACACGACTGCCCGAAGGATTGACGCTGCAACAGTGA